Part of the Rhodococcus sp. OK302 genome is shown below.
AGGACCTCGGGGTCTTCACCGTTGGCCGCAGCCAGGAGTTCCACCAACTCCGCTACGACCAAACCGTCGGCGCGCAGGCCCGCGAGTAGGGCGGCTCCCAGATCGTCGATCTCGTGCTGCCAATGTGGGCCGTTGCCGCGGTGGACTCGGGTGACCACCTGCTGCCACCCTTCCTCACCCGGCAGGTAAACGCGTTCGAGTGCAGTATTCGGATCGACGACAAACCGTTCCTGCAGTACATCGTGCTCGCGCAGCCACGCGACGCGATCGAAGTAGGCCAGGGCTTCGGGGCCGAGCGGGTCGGAGAAGCCCTGCAGAAGGTCCTCAGCCATCAAGTCCGTCGGAGAGTCGGTACGGCGCAGGAAGACGAACCCGAAGCCGACACCTTCGACGTGTGACTCTTCGAGATGATCGAGCCACGCGTTGGCGCGAGCCTCCGTCGCCGGATCGCGAGGGTCCTGGCCACCGTCCTTGAGCCACGTTCCGACGTACAGAGCGGGATCCGCGACGTCGCGCTGAACCACCCACGCGTCGACGCCGTGCGCCGGCAGCCACGACGCGATGCGTGATCGCCAGTCCTCACCCTCGATATGTACCCACGACGCCAACAGCGCTGCTGTGCCGCCGGGGTTCAAGTAGTCGACGGACCGGGAGATCATCAATTCGCTCGCGCCGTCGAGATCGAGTCCCGAGTCACGGTAGGTGTGGTGAACGCGCGCCTCGCCGACGACAAACGGGGGATTCGCGACAACCTGATCGAAGGTGCGTCCTTCCACCGGCTCGAACCAGGAACCCTGATGCAATTCGACGTCGAGCCCGTTGAGCGCCATGGTGGCGGCGGTGAGATCGATCGCGCGCTGGTTGATGTCCGTCGCGGTGACCGAATCTGCGTATGTCTTTGCGTGCAGAGCTTGGATTCCGCAGCCTGTGCCCAAATCGAGAACACTGCCGATGCGTGCGGTCGGTGTTGCCTGCAGGAGTGACAGCGATGCGTGTCCCACGCCGAGAACGTGATCGCTCGTTGTGGTCTGCTTGCGGCGAATTCCACCGTCCAGGTCTGAGATCACCCAACGATCCCCGGCACCGACGTCGAGGGGGCGGAGGTCGATCGCGGCCCGCACGACGGAGTTGTCGCCTTCGAGCAAGCCTGCGTCGATTGCGTCGTCGACGGTCAGCGGCGTCAGTGCAGCTTCTACGTCTGAGCGAGGGCAGTCGTCGGCGAGAAGGAACAGCCGAACGAGTACACCCAGATCGCCGTGCTCGCGGCTGGCGCGTCGAACGGGAACCGGCTCACTGCGGCCCAGCGCAGCGTGAGCTTCCGGACCCAAGGTTTCCAGAAGGGTTCCGGTATCGAACCGATTGCGAAGCAAGGCGGTACGTAGTGCCGGAGTGATGGACAGGAGTGTTTCGCTTCTCACTCGAGCATTCTCGCAGGTGCACCGTCAATGGACGCGAGTCAACCTTCGATCGTGTGGTGTGTTCCCGCTTCGAGAGCGCCGGAGTTGTGCCGTCGCCCGTCGTAGCGGCTGGGCTCGTCCTTGGTGCGCGGGGGACGATCATTGGCGATCAGGACCGCGATCCAGGGGAGCGGGATGGACGCACCGATGATGAGCATCGAGATCCAGCCGTTTTCCCAGATGCCGTAGGCGATGGCGGCAAAGATCAAGGCTGGGAAGCGGAAGGCCATGATCGTCATGTACTTCCGGACTCGCGCTTTGTGCTGCTCCTCTACGGAGAGCTGTGCTGCGGTAATCAGTACGGGATTGTCGGGTGTTCCGGCTTCGTCGGACTCGCCGAACGCGCCATTTCGTGCCATGGGTCCACTGTTCCACTCTCGGCCGACAATTGCACACACGACCCGTCGGTCGCATCGCGGCGAAGTAGGCGGCATTATTGGAGGGGTGAGCACTCAAACCAAGGAACGTCCCGACGTTTCCACAGACGAAACAACCGACGACGACACCCCCAAGTTCTTCCACTATGTGAAGAAGAACAAAATCGCCGAAAGCGCTGTCATGGGCACCCATGTCGTCGCGCTGTGCGGTGAAGTCTTTCCCGTCACCAAATCGGCGAAGCCAGGATCTCCGGTCTGCCCCGACTGCAAAAAGGTCTACGAAGGCCTACGCAAGGGCGAATGATCTCGCTCCGCGTGATTCAGCGGCGAATGATCTCGCTCCGCGTGATTCAGCGCCGAATGATCTGACGCACAATCCGAACTCGGCGGATCGACAGTTTCGACATCGACCGCCGGGTTTGTCGTGTCGGCAGTCGTGCGCAGACTCCGCGGCCGCCCGTACGAGGGAACTGCCGCAGGATCGGCCTTGTCGCCAGAGATGCGGATCGGGCTGGTAGTCAGGCGCCAGGTCAGGGTTGCCACCGGGCCGACGTTGTCGTCCTCGCTCTGCTGCGCGACAAGCCACTCGCGGACCTGTTCCATTCGGGTGGCGCGCGCCGGCCAGAATTCTTGGACAGTGGCATTGAACTCGGCTCCGAGTACCACCGCGAAACCGAGAAAGAACGTGAAGAGCAGGAAAGCGATCGGTGTCGCCAAGGCGCCGTACGTGTATCCGGCGCTCGAGACAAATCCCAGGTACCAGCGAAGTCCCGTACTCGCTGCCATGAAGAACACACCCGCCACCAGTGCGCCGGCGAGAAGTCGGTGCCACGGCAGTGACTTGGGCAGGGCAACTTTGTAGAGCGTCGTGAGGCCGATGATCACCAGCAGGCCGACCGCGGGATAGTAGAAAGTGTCGACCAGATGTGAGCCCACTTCGTACCAGGAGGGTGGGAGTGCCCGGCCGATCATGGTGGGGCCGAGTGCAACCAACGGCAGGGTGAACACCGCCATCGTCAAGAACATCAAGTACAGCAGCAACGCGAAGATTCTCTGCCAGATCGGGTTGCGTGCGTCTTGCTGGCCGTGAGCATCGACTATCGAATCGACGAACGTCGATATTGCCGAGGACCCGGCCCACAGAGACAGCAGGAAACCCACGGAAATGATGTCGGGCCGGCCACGCTGGAGGATGTCCGTGACCGTCGGCCGGATGATCTGATCGACGACGCTTTCGCTGAAGATGGTGCCGCTGAACGTGACGATCTTCGATTCGATGATCTCGACCGTGTTGGGGCCGAACCAACCGCCGATGTAACCGATCATGCCGAGCAGGCCCAGGAGCAATGGCGCGAGTGACAGAGTCTGCCAGAACGCGGCGGTTGCGGCTTTCCCGAAGATCGAGTCGTCCCACGCTTTGCTGAGAGTGCGGCCGATCAATTGTCCGGTACGGCGCAAGGGATGCCATCTACGGTGACGTAGATCACTCTCGTGAGGCTGTGGATCCGGCTCGTCACTCATGATCACTCCAGCATTCCTGATGACACGCCAGGTTGCCCAACTGCGGCCGCGACGTGTCGCACTTTTTTCTGACGCACCGTGTGGTCGATGTCTCTCTAAATCCCTGGTGGAGAACACCGTTCCAGTGAATCCGGCCATGCCGAGGTGCTTCGGGTGCGGCTTTCGTCGGTGGCTCCGGTTACGCTCGTCGCCGGACATTCATTGAAAAATCTAGGAGCTCGAGACACCAGTGCGAATCCAGCGGAGGCGCGGCCGATGACGTCTGAGGCAGTTGCGGTTAGAGCGAGTGGGGCGGCAGACGCAATCAACTCGACCGAGAGCACCGGAGGGCAACCGGGCGTTCCGATGCAGTCGCTTCGCGCTTGGCAGCGCCGTGCGCTCACGAAGTACCTGTCCAGCAGTCCGCGGGATTTCCTCGCAGTGGCAACTCCTGGCGCCGGCAAGACGACGTTTGCATTGCGGGTTGCGTCGGAGTTGCTTCGTGATCGAACCATCGATCAGATCACGGTTGTCGCACCCACCGAGCACCTCAAACATCAGTGGGCGGAGTCGGCGCAGCGCTCGGGCCTGGCGCTCGACTCGCGGTTCTCCAACTCCACCGGCCAGACGTCCAGTGACTATCAAGGCGTTGTCTTGACCTACGCCCAGGTCGCAGCGCATCCCACCAAACACCGGGTGCGCACCGAAGCGCGCAAGACGCTTGTCATCCTCGACGAGATTCATCACGGCGGCGACGCCAAGAGCTGGGGCGAGGCAATCCAGGAAGCGTTCGGTGACGCGACCCGCAGGCTGGCGTTGACGGGAACCCCGTTCCGAAGTGACGACAGCGCAATCCCGTTCGTGCAGTACGAACCCGACAAGGAAGGTCTGCTGCGGTCGAAGGCAGATCATTCCTACGGCTACGCGGACGCGCTCAAGGACGGCGTCGTCCGCCCGGTCGTGTTCCTCGCGTATTCGGGTGAAGCGCGCTGGCGCAACAATGCGGGCGAAGAATTCACAGCCAGACTCGGAGAGCCTCTCAGCGCCGAGCAGACGGCTCGGGCCTGGCGCACGGCGTTGGACCCTACCGGCGACTGGATTCCGGCCGTCCTGCACGCGGCAAACACTCGTTTGGCGCAGCTGCGCAGCGGGGGTATGCCCGACGCCGGCGGATTGGTCATCGCGACGGATCAGACGGTTGCTCGTGAGTACGCAAAGGCATTGACGGCGATCACCGGTGAGCCGCCGACCGTGGTGCTCTCCGACGACCCCACCGCCTCGAAGCGGATTGCCGAATTCGGCGCCAGCGACGACAAGTGGATGGTCGCTGTACGCATGGTGTCGGAAGGCGTCGACGTTCCGCGTCTGGCAGTCGGTGTGTATGCGACCAGTGCCTCGACACCCTTGTATTTCGCGCAGGCGATCGGCCGTTTCGTGCGTTCGCGGCGCAAGGGGGAGACAGCCAGCGTCTTCCTGCCGTCAGTGCCGGTGCTGTTGGATCTGGCATCGCAGCTGGAAGCGCAACGTGATCACGTCCTCGGTAAGCCCCACCGCGAGAAGGACGGGCTCGACGACGATCTGCTCGCCGACGCCAACAAGCAGAAGGACGAACTCGGCGAGGAGGAGAAGGCATTCACCTCGCTCGGTGCCGACGCCGAACTCGACCAGGTGATCTACGACGGTTCCTCGTTCGGAACCGCCACGTTCTCCGGTAGTGACGAGGAAGCCGATTACCTCGGGTTGCCCGGGTTGCTGGATGCCGATCAGATGCGCGCGTTGCTGCGTCAGCGTCAGGCGGCGCAGGTCGACAACAACACTGCGAAGGCCGCCGCGCCGGCGCCGACTGCGGCTGTGGTGTCGGATCGAGCGGCCACGGCCGATCAGCTCGGTACATTGCGCAAGGAACTCAACGGACTGGTTGCGATGAGTGTGCACCGCACGGGAAAGCCCCACGGAATTATTCACGCGGAATTGCGTCGGGTGTGCGGTGGCCCGCCAACGGCCATCGCGACCGTCGATCAGCTGACCGAACGTATCGCGATTCTGCGTAGTTGGTAGCTAACTGAAGACGGCAAAACGGGCGATCACATAAATGTGATCGCCCGTTTCGGCGTTCATGGTGCGCCTCACGAAGAGGCCACCCCCGGCTGACAGGTCAGATTGCGGGTTCACTCTCGGAGACGACGGCATTCATCTCGCGAAGTCGATCCGCGTGTTCGGTTGCGTGGTGTCCACAGAAGAGAAGCTCGCCGCCGGTGGGAAGCACCGCGCGTACGCGGGCTCCGGCACCGCACCGGTCGCACCGGTCGGCAGCGGTCAACTGTGGGCTGGTCAGTGTTCCGGGCATGACTCCTCCGTACTGGCTAGCGGCTTTCGTGCCGTGTGCCTGGGGCCTGGTCCGCCGCGTCGGAATGGCGCGGTAGATCCACTCTTACAGACGTTTGGGGTTCATGGGTTGTTCCCGGATACGTTTCTTAGTGTCGTGTCTCACTGGAAATGCGCTGGGCTGGGGTTCTGGTGCTGAAATTGTTCGCTGAGAGCTGATTCGAATTTCTCGCCTACAGCTCGATAGTCTGGGCCGATGAAACCGGAATCCGGACAGAACGCGAGCGAACCCGTCGAGTTGCTACACATGTGCACGCGCGCCGAGTGGGAGCGCGCGCAGGAGATCGGTCACCGCATTCCGGACAGGTTTGCGGCCGAAGGATTTGTTCATATGTCGACTCCGTACCAAGTTCATCTGCCGGCCAATCGGATTTTTGCGGGCCGGGACGACGTCGTATTGCTAGCCCTCGATCCCGCGCTGCTGGGTGCAGACGTGAAGTGGGAGCCAGGAGTTCCGTCGGATCCGGATTCGATGCGATTTCCGCATCTCTTCGGTCCGATACCCGTCGGCGCCGTCATGTCGGTCACCGAGTACCGGCCCGACGAGAACGGGGTATTTCCGGCACTGCGGTGAAGGCCGCGAGTAGCGCACAGCAAATTGCAACCCTATTGCGATGGATGTCGGCGATCGGCGCTACCGTTGATCTATGAATGTAGAAGTCACCCCACTACCGGGCATCGGGACTCGTAAAGATTTTGTCCTGGCTTCCGGTCGCCGCGTGGGTGTCGTCACTCACCGTGACGGTCATACCGACCTCATCGTCTCCAAGGCAGACGATCCCGATGCCTGTGCTGCCTCGTTGCCGCTCACCACGGAAGAAGCCGCTGCGTTGAGCAATCTTCTGGGTGCGCCTCAGTTGGTCGCGCAACTCGAAGAGGAGCACAGCGATGTTCCCGGGATTCGAACCAAGCAGCTGTACATCAAGGACGGTTCCCGCTACGACGGACAGACTCTCGGAGATACGGGGATGCGAACCCGCACCGGCGTCTCGATTGTTGCAGTCATGCGCGCAGGGCAGGTGAACCCGTCGCCGAACCCTGATTTCACGTTTACCGGGGGAGATCTCCTGGTTGCGGTCGGGACGCCGGACGGTCTGGCCGCTGCGGCAAAAATATTGACCAACGGCTGACTGGCCCGTGAACACAACTACCCTCGCGCTGATCGAACTCGGCGCGGTCTTTTTTGTGCTCGGATTATTGGGAAGGCTTGCAGCTCGGTTCGGCATGTCGCCGATTCCGTTTTACCTGATCGGCGGTCTGTGTTTCGGGCAGGGTGGATTCATTCAGCTCGGTGATATCGGTGAGTTCTCGCACCTCGCGAGTGAAATCGGCATTGTTCTCCTCTTGCTTCTGCTTGGTCTCGAGTACACCGCAGCGGAGTTGATGACCGGGCTCAAACGCTCGCGGGTCGCAGGCTTGGTCGACCTTGTTCTCAACGCGACGCCGGGCGCG
Proteins encoded:
- a CDS encoding DUF3039 domain-containing protein, giving the protein MSTQTKERPDVSTDETTDDDTPKFFHYVKKNKIAESAVMGTHVVALCGEVFPVTKSAKPGSPVCPDCKKVYEGLRKGE
- a CDS encoding cation:proton antiporter regulatory subunit, producing the protein MNVEVTPLPGIGTRKDFVLASGRRVGVVTHRDGHTDLIVSKADDPDACAASLPLTTEEAAALSNLLGAPQLVAQLEEEHSDVPGIRTKQLYIKDGSRYDGQTLGDTGMRTRTGVSIVAVMRAGQVNPSPNPDFTFTGGDLLVAVGTPDGLAAAAKILTNG
- a CDS encoding DEAD/DEAH box helicase — its product is MTSEAVAVRASGAADAINSTESTGGQPGVPMQSLRAWQRRALTKYLSSSPRDFLAVATPGAGKTTFALRVASELLRDRTIDQITVVAPTEHLKHQWAESAQRSGLALDSRFSNSTGQTSSDYQGVVLTYAQVAAHPTKHRVRTEARKTLVILDEIHHGGDAKSWGEAIQEAFGDATRRLALTGTPFRSDDSAIPFVQYEPDKEGLLRSKADHSYGYADALKDGVVRPVVFLAYSGEARWRNNAGEEFTARLGEPLSAEQTARAWRTALDPTGDWIPAVLHAANTRLAQLRSGGMPDAGGLVIATDQTVAREYAKALTAITGEPPTVVLSDDPTASKRIAEFGASDDKWMVAVRMVSEGVDVPRLAVGVYATSASTPLYFAQAIGRFVRSRRKGETASVFLPSVPVLLDLASQLEAQRDHVLGKPHREKDGLDDDLLADANKQKDELGEEEKAFTSLGADAELDQVIYDGSSFGTATFSGSDEEADYLGLPGLLDADQMRALLRQRQAAQVDNNTAKAAAPAPTAAVVSDRAATADQLGTLRKELNGLVAMSVHRTGKPHGIIHAELRRVCGGPPTAIATVDQLTERIAILRSW
- a CDS encoding DUF3099 domain-containing protein is translated as MARNGAFGESDEAGTPDNPVLITAAQLSVEEQHKARVRKYMTIMAFRFPALIFAAIAYGIWENGWISMLIIGASIPLPWIAVLIANDRPPRTKDEPSRYDGRRHNSGALEAGTHHTIEG
- a CDS encoding DUF7455 domain-containing protein, with the translated sequence MPGTLTSPQLTAADRCDRCGAGARVRAVLPTGGELLFCGHHATEHADRLREMNAVVSESEPAI
- a CDS encoding YihY/virulence factor BrkB family protein, with translation MSDEPDPQPHESDLRHRRWHPLRRTGQLIGRTLSKAWDDSIFGKAATAAFWQTLSLAPLLLGLLGMIGYIGGWFGPNTVEIIESKIVTFSGTIFSESVVDQIIRPTVTDILQRGRPDIISVGFLLSLWAGSSAISTFVDSIVDAHGQQDARNPIWQRIFALLLYLMFLTMAVFTLPLVALGPTMIGRALPPSWYEVGSHLVDTFYYPAVGLLVIIGLTTLYKVALPKSLPWHRLLAGALVAGVFFMAASTGLRWYLGFVSSAGYTYGALATPIAFLLFTFFLGFAVVLGAEFNATVQEFWPARATRMEQVREWLVAQQSEDDNVGPVATLTWRLTTSPIRISGDKADPAAVPSYGRPRSLRTTADTTNPAVDVETVDPPSSDCASDHSALNHAERDHSPLNHAERDHSPLRRPS
- a CDS encoding DUF952 domain-containing protein → MKPESGQNASEPVELLHMCTRAEWERAQEIGHRIPDRFAAEGFVHMSTPYQVHLPANRIFAGRDDVVLLALDPALLGADVKWEPGVPSDPDSMRFPHLFGPIPVGAVMSVTEYRPDENGVFPALR
- a CDS encoding DUF7782 domain-containing protein, giving the protein MRSETLLSITPALRTALLRNRFDTGTLLETLGPEAHAALGRSEPVPVRRASREHGDLGVLVRLFLLADDCPRSDVEAALTPLTVDDAIDAGLLEGDNSVVRAAIDLRPLDVGAGDRWVISDLDGGIRRKQTTTSDHVLGVGHASLSLLQATPTARIGSVLDLGTGCGIQALHAKTYADSVTATDINQRAIDLTAATMALNGLDVELHQGSWFEPVEGRTFDQVVANPPFVVGEARVHHTYRDSGLDLDGASELMISRSVDYLNPGGTAALLASWVHIEGEDWRSRIASWLPAHGVDAWVVQRDVADPALYVGTWLKDGGQDPRDPATEARANAWLDHLEESHVEGVGFGFVFLRRTDSPTDLMAEDLLQGFSDPLGPEALAYFDRVAWLREHDVLQERFVVDPNTALERVYLPGEEGWQQVVTRVHRGNGPHWQHEIDDLGAALLAGLRADGLVVAELVELLAAANGEDPEVLSGGVVSLLVSLVRHGLVLPVTN